The nucleotide window AAATAACCGCTCAGGAATTCAGCCGAATTGGCCAAGCCGCAGAAACCGCTTCCCAGGGCAATTCCGACCCGTTCCGGAGCGGTTGCCTTCAGGTCGATGCCCGCCTCCTTGAGAGCCATCCCGGCCGCGGCAACGGCAAACTGGCTGCAGCGGTCCATTTTGCGCGCCTTGAGGGGGGGCATGAAATCGGAAACCTTGAAGGTGGTGGTCTTGCCCCAGGCAAGCCCCTTCCTGCCCAGCACTTCCGCCGGCATGGGGGTCAGGGCGTTCCCGCCGGTGCGGACCAGCTCCTGTATGGCGGCCGTACCGATGCCGGCCGCCGAAATGACCGCGGACCCGGTGATAACGATGTCTGAAATCGGAATGTTCATAGGGACAGGACCAGTGAGGTGATGTTGCCGCCGAAAGCGAAGGAATTGGACATGGCGATGCGGCAATCGCTGATTTTGCTGCCGGCATGGCAGTATTCCAGGTCACATTCGGGATCGAAGCCGCGAAAATTGAGGGTCTGGGGTATCAGCCCCTTATTGAGGGAGATCACCGTAGCCACCGCCTCGATGGCACCGGCCGCACCCAGGCAGTGTCCGGTCACCGATTTGGTGGAAACCAGCGGGACCTGGGGAGCGCGCTGGCCGAAAACCAGCTTCATGGCATTGGACTCCACCACATCGTTGAGCGGCGTGCCGGTGCCATGGGCATTGACCCAGCCGACCAACAGCGGGTCAACCGCAGCGAGTTCCAGCGCCCGGCGCATCACCCTGGCCGCCATGGCGCCGGTCGGCTCGGGAGCGGTCATGTGGTGCGCCTCGCCGGCCAGGGCATAGCCGAGGACAGCACCATAGATACGGGCACCGCGGGCCAGGGCATCGGCCTCATCCTCCAGCACCATGAAGGCAGCCCCCTCCCCCAATGAAATGCCCTGGCGGCCGAGGCTGAAAGGTGCGCACGGCTCCGGATCGACCACCTTGAGGGAATTGAAGCCGGCAAAGGTCAGCAGCGAAAGCGTATCGACACCGCCGGCCACCACCACTTTCTGGCGGCCGCAGGCGATCAGGTCGGCTCCCCAGCCGATGGCAGTGGCAGAGGACGAGCAGGCGGTGGTAATGGTGCCCTGGTAGCCCCCAAGGCGATAAATACGGGCAATATCGGTGGTGGTCTGGTCCGGCAGGATGCCGCGCAGCAGCGAAGGGCGTTCCTCTCTGCCTTCCAGCGCGGCCTTGAGCCAGGCTTCACCCTGGAACATGCCGGCAGCGCCGCCGCCGATGGAAACTCCCATATCGTAGGGAGAGTACAGCCCCAGCACGCCGCTGTCGCGCAATGCCTCTCCGGCGGCGATCACACCGAACTGGTCGGAACGGGACAGACGGCGTGACTCGCGCCGGCTGAAATGGTCGAGCGGATCATACCTCTTGACCTGCGAGCCGATCCGGGCCGGAAAGGGGGAGACATCGAACAGGTCCAGGGACCCGATACCGCTTCGTCCGCTGCTCAGCACCTCGCCGAATTCGGCGGCACTTTTGGCGGCTCCGCAGAAGACACCCAGACCGGTAATGACTACCCGCCGGGCGCTCACAGGATTCCTCCATCCACGACCAGCGACTGTCCCGTGACATAGGAGGCACGCTGCGAAGCCAGGAACAGCACTGCCGAGGCGACCTCCTCCGGTTTTCCGATCCTGCCCAGGGCGGCCCCTTTGACCACCCGGTCGACCACCTCCTGCTTGAGGCCGGCGGTCATGTCGGTATCGATCATCCCGGCCGCGACTGCATTGACCCGGATGCCCATGGGTCCGGCTTCGCGGGCCAGCGACCTGGTGAAACTGATGGCTGCCCCCTTGGAGGCGGCGTAGTTGGCCTGGCCCGAGGTGCCGAGCAGGGCGGAAACGGACGAGATATTGATTATGCAGCCTGAACGGCGGCCCATCATCTTGCGCAGCCCCCACTTGCAGCAGTGAAAGAGCGGGTTGACATTGGAGCGGATGACTGCATCCCAGTCCTCATCGGACATCATCGCCAGGTAGCAGTCGCGGATAATGCCGGCGTTGTTGACCAGCACGTCGATATGACCGGTGCCTGCAGCGGCATTGATCACCTCCTGGGCCCCGGCCGAGGTGGCGACATCGGCCCTGATCACCTCGACCGTCCCGGGAAGCTCGCCGGCATCCCGTACCAGCGCCCCGGCAGCTTCGTCATTGCTGAGATACGCCGCAACCACCCGGGCTCCTTCACGTGCGAACGCCAGCGTGATCGCACGGCCGATGCCGCGTGTACCGCCGGTTACAACCACCACTGAATCCTTGAACTCCATGAAAACCCCGGAAATAAAATAACACGCAGTATAACCGTGGCCCGCTGAAATGTCCAGAATTGGCGAGGCTTCGAATCCGGGGCTCCGGCCAGACCGGGTGACGAAAGAGCCGGGGGCTTCTCGTAATCGTCATATTGGCCGGCCCTTCCATAAACATTGGCACGGCCAGAAGGCCTTTCAGTCGCTCTGAAGGAAGCTCCAGGGATTCGGGATATGAGGCGGCATCAAGGTACGGATGGATCTGCAGGACCGTCAGGAAGATTGAGCGGCCGGTGGTGGCTGCGCCCCAGCTTCTTGATCAGTTTCCACAGGGGACCCTTGACCTGGAACAACCGAATGGCATCCAGCATGGCGGAACTGGTATTGACCTCCAGGCCGGGCACGACCCAGTTCCTGCGCTGCATGGCCTCGGTTGTGATCAGCTCGGAGAAGAAGCCGCGCACCTGCGGTGCAATGTAGAAGACCGGCTCCAGCATATCGGTCGCAGGCGTGACCACCCCTTCGGCCAGGGCGGTTTCATACAGGCGGGTATTGGGATAGATGCGGATGCCGGTCATGGCGATCACGGCGGTCGGCTCAAGTTCATCCATCAGGTGAAAGCTCTCCATGATCGTTTCGCGGGTTTCGCCGGGGCCGCCGAACAGGAGATAATGGGCGAAGTCGAGCTCCCTTTCGCTGCAAAGCTGCGAAGCACGCCGCAGGTCGTCGGCGGTGAAGGACTTGTGCAGATTGCGGAGCATGGCCGGTGAGCCGGAATCGCTGCCGAATTCGATCGCGTCGCATCCTGCTGCCAGCATGTGGTCCAGCAGTTCCGGCGTGATGAAGTCGGGATTGATGAAGGCCGACCAGTTGACCGGCAGGTGCGCCGCGGTCATGGCGCGGCAGAGCTGGGCGGCAAAATCGGGAGGGTAGTTGAAGATGTCGTCCACGAAGTACAGGTAGGAAACGCCGCAGTCATCCACCAGGGCGCGGATTTCGGCCACGATCTCGCCCACTGGGCGCAGCCGTACACGATGTCCCTCCAGCAGCGGATAGGTACAGTAGGTGCAGGAAAAGGGGCAGCCCCGCTTTGTCTGCACATTGGCCATCCCTCCGATACGATGGTAGTGGCCGACATTGAACAGCGTGCGCAGCGGCGTGCCGATCCGCTCGACCGGGCGGGGGGGAACGAACGAGCCGCTCCTCGGCAGGACTAAACCCGGTATCCCGGCGGGATCCCTCCCCTGCTCCAGACGCTCCAGCAACAGCGGCAAAGCCTCCTCACCCTCCCCTACCAGCCCGTAATCTGCGCCTGCCGCTTCCAAAACCTCCTGCGGCATCAGCGAGAATCCCGAGCCACCGACGATCACGGTGCTGTGCGGGCGGCAGATCGCCACGAGGTCGGCCAAGTCC belongs to Geobacter sp. SVR and includes:
- a CDS encoding beta-ketoacyl-[acyl-carrier-protein] synthase family protein is translated as MSARRVVITGLGVFCGAAKSAAEFGEVLSSGRSGIGSLDLFDVSPFPARIGSQVKRYDPLDHFSRRESRRLSRSDQFGVIAAGEALRDSGVLGLYSPYDMGVSIGGGAAGMFQGEAWLKAALEGREERPSLLRGILPDQTTTDIARIYRLGGYQGTITTACSSSATAIGWGADLIACGRQKVVVAGGVDTLSLLTFAGFNSLKVVDPEPCAPFSLGRQGISLGEGAAFMVLEDEADALARGARIYGAVLGYALAGEAHHMTAPEPTGAMAARVMRRALELAAVDPLLVGWVNAHGTGTPLNDVVESNAMKLVFGQRAPQVPLVSTKSVTGHCLGAAGAIEAVATVISLNKGLIPQTLNFRGFDPECDLEYCHAGSKISDCRIAMSNSFAFGGNITSLVLSL
- a CDS encoding 3-oxoacyl-ACP reductase family protein, coding for MEFKDSVVVVTGGTRGIGRAITLAFAREGARVVAAYLSNDEAAGALVRDAGELPGTVEVIRADVATSAGAQEVINAAAGTGHIDVLVNNAGIIRDCYLAMMSDEDWDAVIRSNVNPLFHCCKWGLRKMMGRRSGCIINISSVSALLGTSGQANYAASKGAAISFTRSLAREAGPMGIRVNAVAAGMIDTDMTAGLKQEVVDRVVKGAALGRIGKPEEVASAVLFLASQRASYVTGQSLVVDGGIL
- a CDS encoding lipid biosynthesis B12-binding/radical SAM protein, which translates into the protein MKILLISANRERDPYPVFPIGLAFLASPLIRAGHNLAAIDLCLEQEPKAAVAAALTEHRPQAVLISLRNLDNVTWPASRSYLPDLADLVAICRPHSTVIVGGSGFSLMPQEVLEAAGADYGLVGEGEEALPLLLERLEQGRDPAGIPGLVLPRSGSFVPPRPVERIGTPLRTLFNVGHYHRIGGMANVQTKRGCPFSCTYCTYPLLEGHRVRLRPVGEIVAEIRALVDDCGVSYLYFVDDIFNYPPDFAAQLCRAMTAAHLPVNWSAFINPDFITPELLDHMLAAGCDAIEFGSDSGSPAMLRNLHKSFTADDLRRASQLCSERELDFAHYLLFGGPGETRETIMESFHLMDELEPTAVIAMTGIRIYPNTRLYETALAEGVVTPATDMLEPVFYIAPQVRGFFSELITTEAMQRRNWVVPGLEVNTSSAMLDAIRLFQVKGPLWKLIKKLGRSHHRPLNLPDGPADPSVP